From Methylocystis sp. ATCC 49242, one genomic window encodes:
- a CDS encoding DUF2845 domain-containing protein has protein sequence MKAGFFLAATLLVFPGDVAFAMRCGTSLVIEGQSKYEVLRLCGEPAYADSRVEYRWAPNWTGPRPLDGPANHYPSPAVRRLVYDEWVYNFGYTQLMPSLIFENGRLIEIRSLGYGR, from the coding sequence ATGAAAGCCGGATTTTTTCTCGCTGCGACGCTTTTGGTTTTTCCGGGCGACGTCGCTTTTGCGATGCGGTGCGGCACGTCCCTCGTGATCGAAGGGCAATCCAAATACGAGGTGCTGCGGCTGTGCGGCGAGCCGGCGTACGCCGACAGCCGCGTCGAATATCGCTGGGCGCCGAACTGGACTGGCCCCAGACCGCTCGACGGGCCGGCGAACCATTATCCTTCGCCGGCGGTTCGGCGGCTCGTCTATGACGAATGGGTCTATAATTTCGGATACACGCAGCTGATGCCGTCGCTCATTTTCGAGAACGGCCGCCTCATCGAGATCCGGTCCCTCGGCTATGGACGATGA